From Heliomicrobium modesticaldum Ice1, a single genomic window includes:
- a CDS encoding DUF92 domain-containing protein has translation MPISQNDIDGLMISYAYIFSLLLLATWIQKWRRYSAEFTRKVVHVGAGMWIVGAVAHFDHWYMGIIPACTFIIFNYLSYRYRLIKAMDLAGGTPGTVYFIVSVTALLLWLWPQGKVYIAVAATMAMTWGDAFAALLGQAFGKHVYKVGDHRRSLEGSAAMFTFSFLSILLTLLWMDTGIEGNRALGLAFLLATVATFLEAFSLNGLDNITVPIGTGLTLWALATWKVDLSMLLLGMALSALIGTLAYWRRSLSGSGVAGAVIVGTLIFGFGGWVWGLTLIAFFFYGSALSKYKEAQKNVVAEEKFDKGSRRDLGQALANGGFGSLLAVLHFLFPSEPAFFAAFIGTMATVNADTWATEIGVLSRRPPRLITTGRLVPPGTSGGITAVGTIATMMGGLLIGLTVWIFVGIQDVIMLGVVNLADYLWILPAAVAGGLGGSLFDSLLGATVQAIYVNAETGKETEKKVSRSGAKNRFSRGLLFMDNDMVNFLSSGFGAAVAVLVASFLM, from the coding sequence TTGCCGATCAGTCAAAATGATATCGATGGACTGATGATTTCTTACGCATATATTTTTAGTCTGTTGCTCTTGGCCACATGGATACAAAAATGGCGTCGTTATTCGGCCGAGTTCACCCGCAAGGTCGTTCATGTCGGCGCAGGGATGTGGATCGTCGGGGCTGTCGCCCATTTCGACCACTGGTACATGGGGATCATCCCAGCCTGCACCTTCATCATCTTCAACTATCTCAGTTACCGCTACCGTCTGATCAAGGCGATGGATCTGGCAGGGGGAACACCGGGAACGGTTTATTTCATCGTTTCGGTGACGGCGCTGCTGTTGTGGTTATGGCCGCAGGGGAAGGTGTACATCGCCGTTGCCGCCACGATGGCCATGACCTGGGGCGATGCTTTTGCGGCCTTATTGGGGCAGGCCTTTGGTAAACACGTGTACAAGGTTGGCGACCACCGGCGCAGTCTCGAGGGAAGCGCCGCCATGTTTACCTTTAGCTTCCTCTCGATCCTGCTTACGCTCCTCTGGATGGATACAGGTATCGAGGGGAACAGGGCATTGGGCCTCGCTTTTTTACTTGCCACAGTCGCCACTTTCCTGGAGGCCTTTTCTCTCAACGGTTTGGATAACATCACTGTGCCCATCGGCACGGGGCTGACCCTCTGGGCGCTGGCGACCTGGAAGGTCGATCTGTCTATGCTCCTGCTCGGAATGGCCTTGAGCGCGTTGATCGGGACGCTGGCTTACTGGCGCCGTTCCCTCTCGGGAAGCGGGGTGGCAGGGGCTGTCATTGTCGGCACCTTGATCTTCGGATTTGGTGGTTGGGTATGGGGACTCACCTTGATCGCCTTTTTCTTCTACGGGTCGGCCCTTTCCAAGTACAAAGAGGCGCAAAAAAACGTTGTGGCCGAAGAAAAGTTTGATAAGGGTAGCCGCCGTGATCTAGGACAAGCCCTGGCCAATGGCGGCTTCGGGTCTTTGCTGGCGGTGCTGCATTTTCTTTTCCCATCTGAACCGGCCTTTTTCGCCGCCTTTATCGGAACGATGGCTACCGTCAACGCCGATACTTGGGCCACCGAGATCGGTGTGTTGAGCCGGCGTCCACCGCGACTGATCACCACCGGTAGATTGGTTCCGCCGGGAACGAGCGGCGGCATCACGGCGGTAGGCACCATTGCCACCATGATGGGCGGATTGCTTATCGGCCTTACCGTATGGATCTTTGTGGGCATTCAAGATGTCATAATGCTCGGTGTAGTGAACCTCGCGGATTATCTGTGGATCCTTCCCGCCGCTGTCGCTGGCGGCTTGGGCGGATCGCTTTTTGACAGTCTGCTTGGAGCGACTGTGCAGGCCATATATGTTAACGCCGAAACAGGAAAGGAAACGGAAAAGAAGGTAAGCCGAAGCGGGGCCAAAAACCGGTTCAGTCGCGGACTGCTCTTTATGGACAACGATATGGTGAATTTTCTCAGTTCCGGTTTCGGCGCGGCGGTAGCGGTGCTGGTCGCTTCGTTTTTGATGTGA
- a CDS encoding cupin domain-containing protein, with product MFVSDVASIPVIQLEGPGIIKAAKQSLIGPAQGWDGWSMRLFTLSEGGQTPRHSHPWPHINYVVGGRGTLFLGGKEHPIQAGSIAYIPGGEEHQFMNVSGEDFSFICIVPAEADK from the coding sequence ATGTTTGTCTCTGATGTGGCATCCATCCCGGTTATTCAGCTTGAAGGACCTGGAATCATAAAAGCGGCGAAACAATCGCTGATCGGGCCGGCACAGGGGTGGGACGGCTGGTCGATGCGCCTGTTTACTTTGTCTGAAGGCGGACAGACACCACGCCACAGCCATCCCTGGCCCCATATCAACTATGTTGTGGGAGGACGAGGAACGCTGTTCTTAGGGGGCAAGGAGCATCCCATCCAGGCTGGTTCGATCGCCTACATACCGGGAGGGGAAGAGCACCAGTTTATGAACGTCTCGGGAGAAGATTTTTCTTTTATCTGTATTGTTCCTGCGGAAGCAGACAAGTAG
- the rimP gene encoding ribosome maturation factor RimP, whose translation MSGKVRLEDRVSAWAMPIVEELGLELIDVEWVKEGGNWYLRIFIDKEAGIEMEDCQEVSRRIDEILDREDPVAHSYSLEVSSPGIDRPLKSDRDYERFRGETVRITTFAPVMGAKEHLGELAGKNETSILIRKNDEEMAIPLTQVSSVRLYPGF comes from the coding sequence ATGTCCGGCAAGGTGCGTTTAGAAGATCGGGTATCCGCCTGGGCAATGCCGATTGTGGAGGAACTGGGGTTGGAACTAATCGATGTCGAGTGGGTGAAGGAAGGAGGGAACTGGTACTTACGCATCTTTATCGATAAGGAAGCCGGCATCGAGATGGAAGACTGCCAAGAAGTCAGCCGGCGCATCGACGAGATCCTTGACCGGGAGGATCCTGTAGCTCATAGCTATTCGCTTGAGGTGTCTTCACCCGGGATCGATCGACCGTTGAAATCGGACCGGGATTACGAGCGGTTTCGGGGAGAGACCGTCCGCATCACCACTTTTGCTCCGGTGATGGGCGCCAAAGAACACCTGGGAGAATTGGCCGGCAAAAATGAAACTTCTATCTTGATAAGGAAAAATGACGAGGAAATGGCAATCCCGCTGACGCAGGTTTCCTCTGTTCGTTTATATCCTGGTTTTTAA
- the nusA gene encoding transcription termination factor NusA has product MNVEFLTALKDLEREKGISKEILLEAIEAALISAYKKNFGSLQNVRVHIDRSTGEFKVYSRKLIVEELTDPRVEVLLADAQRIDPNYQVNDVIETEVTPREFGRIAAQTAKQVVVQRIREAERGMIYEEFSNREGDIVTGIVQRTENKNVFVDLGKVEALLAPSEQMNGETYRHNDRIKAYIVEVKKTTKGPQVLISRTHPGLLKRLFELEVPEIHDGTVELKAASREAGARSKIAVYSKDENVDPVGACVGPKGMRVQAVVNELKGEKIDIVKWNPDPAKFVANALSPAKVVSVDIIEEEKVARVVVPDYQLSLAIGKEGQNARLAAKLTGWKIDIKSESQVKTAKAAFIDHDENYDAEYEDFDEQVGEDYNEAYDDAYDEEAYDDAYDGTYDDNYDCYEEYPEEYEDGYEEEADDAKIPQDFPELTNDKKPGAPTSGGKK; this is encoded by the coding sequence ATGAATGTCGAATTTTTGACTGCCCTCAAAGATTTGGAACGGGAGAAGGGGATATCTAAAGAGATACTGCTCGAAGCCATTGAGGCAGCACTTATCTCCGCGTACAAGAAAAACTTCGGCTCCTTGCAGAATGTTCGCGTTCATATCGACCGGTCAACGGGCGAGTTCAAGGTCTACTCACGCAAATTGATCGTTGAGGAGCTCACCGATCCCCGCGTCGAGGTATTACTAGCAGACGCGCAAAGGATCGACCCCAACTATCAGGTTAACGATGTGATTGAGACAGAGGTTACTCCTCGAGAATTCGGACGCATCGCCGCCCAGACAGCTAAACAGGTAGTGGTCCAACGGATCCGCGAAGCTGAACGCGGCATGATCTATGAGGAATTCTCCAACCGCGAGGGCGATATTGTCACCGGGATCGTGCAACGAACAGAGAATAAAAACGTATTTGTAGATTTAGGTAAAGTTGAAGCGCTCTTGGCGCCATCGGAACAGATGAACGGCGAAACATATCGACACAATGATCGGATCAAGGCGTATATTGTGGAAGTGAAAAAGACAACGAAGGGCCCGCAGGTCTTGATATCCCGGACTCATCCCGGACTGCTGAAACGGCTTTTTGAGTTAGAAGTGCCCGAGATCCATGACGGCACAGTCGAGTTAAAAGCCGCTTCTCGGGAAGCTGGCGCCCGTTCCAAGATCGCTGTCTATTCCAAAGATGAAAATGTCGATCCTGTCGGTGCTTGTGTTGGTCCCAAAGGGATGCGGGTGCAAGCCGTCGTCAATGAGCTCAAGGGCGAGAAAATCGATATCGTCAAGTGGAATCCCGACCCGGCCAAGTTTGTAGCCAACGCCCTCAGCCCGGCCAAGGTGGTCTCTGTAGATATCATCGAAGAAGAAAAGGTGGCTCGCGTTGTCGTGCCTGACTATCAACTGTCGCTGGCCATCGGGAAGGAAGGGCAAAACGCCCGCTTGGCCGCCAAACTGACAGGCTGGAAAATCGATATCAAGAGTGAAAGCCAAGTCAAAACGGCGAAAGCAGCTTTCATCGATCATGATGAAAATTATGATGCCGAATATGAAGATTTTGATGAACAGGTTGGCGAGGATTATAACGAAGCATACGATGATGCCTATGACGAAGAAGCTTACGATGATGCCTATGACGGGACTTACGATGACAACTACGATTGCTACGAGGAATATCCAGAAGAATACGAAGATGGTTATGAAGAAGAGGCTGACGATGCAAAAATTCCTCAGGATTTTCCTGAGTTGACCAATGATAAAAAACCAGGCGCTCCTACCTCTGGAGGGAAAAAATGA
- the rnpM gene encoding RNase P modulator RnpM, with protein sequence MNRLRKIPQRMCVGCGEMRDKKALIRVVRTPEGAILLDPTGKKSGRGAYICSNTGCLTKAIKAKRLEKALRLPISPEVVDALKVQMGEV encoded by the coding sequence ATGAATCGCCTTCGTAAAATACCCCAACGGATGTGTGTTGGCTGCGGGGAGATGAGAGACAAGAAAGCGTTGATTCGTGTCGTTCGAACCCCTGAAGGTGCGATTCTTCTCGATCCGACTGGAAAAAAGTCGGGCCGAGGCGCCTATATTTGTTCAAATACAGGTTGCTTGACAAAGGCGATCAAAGCGAAGCGACTGGAAAAAGCGCTGCGCCTGCCTATATCGCCGGAGGTCGTGGACGCCCTGAAAGTGCAAATGGGAGAGGTTTGA
- a CDS encoding L7Ae/L30e/S12e/Gadd45 family ribosomal protein — MVTDKVHGLLGLARRAGKIAAGDSAVEANLKKQKVFLLLFTEDASAGVVQKYSHWCGDLGIPTVTYGQKEVIGQAIGLSPRTLVAVLDEGFAKAIHKAVHETTAESGQILRR, encoded by the coding sequence ATGGTTACGGACAAGGTCCATGGATTGCTCGGTCTCGCTCGTCGGGCCGGAAAAATCGCCGCTGGAGACAGCGCGGTGGAAGCCAACCTGAAAAAGCAAAAGGTCTTCCTCCTGCTCTTCACGGAAGACGCCTCCGCCGGTGTCGTTCAGAAGTACAGCCACTGGTGTGGGGACCTGGGGATCCCGACGGTCACCTATGGCCAGAAAGAGGTCATAGGTCAGGCAATCGGTCTTTCGCCTCGGACGTTGGTGGCTGTTCTCGATGAGGGTTTTGCCAAAGCAATCCATAAGGCGGTACACGAAACCACAGCCGAATCCGGCCAAATATTGCGGAGGTGA
- the infB gene encoding translation initiation factor IF-2, with protein sequence MVKKRVFELARDLGVESKTLLSKFNELGIDVKNNLSTIEDGDIEKIMPLFKGKGTASARSGEEQHKTAPKEEALKTPAESRRHEGPIRPEEQRDEDVRPPRSEGQRGEDGSRPPRPEGQRGEGGSRPEGQRSEGGSRPPRPEGQRSEGGSRPPRPEGQRSEGGSRPPRPEGQRGEGGSRPPRPEGQRGEGGSRPPRPEGQRGEGGSRPPRPEGQRGEGGSRPPRPEGQRGEGGSRPPRPEGQRGEGGSRPPRPEGQRGEGGSRPPRPEGQRGEGGSRPPRPEGQRGEGGSRPPRPEGQRGEGGSRPPRPEGGFSGPRPGGTSMGQGGPRPQGGLGGPRPGGTGMGQGGPRPQGAIGGPRPGGPGAPRPPRPEGAGFAGPRPGVGRPGGLGGPGRPPVGQGRPGGRPIPKSAIPKPPETTDVPKKDGRQRHANHKVQPKEHDHRYEDRPGAKLIHPRSQSKGKKNVRQIEAEAPKHILIDESVTVLELSQAMGKTVTDIIKKLMQLGVLATINQEIDADTASILAADWGITVEVRKSVTAEEILAEEPEETDENLIHRPPVVTVMGHVDHGKTSLLDAIRETNVIASEAGGITQHIGAYQVEIDGKKITFLDTPGHEAFTAMRARGAQVTDIAILVVAADDGVMPQTVEAINHAKAAGVPIVVAINKIDKPDANPDRVKQELTEYGLVVEEWGGDTIAVPVSAKARQNIDQLLEMILLVAEVQDLKANPERAARGTVIEAQLDKGRGPVATVLVQKGTLNIGDVIVAGTAVGKVRAMIDDKGRRVKKAEPSMPVEVLGLSDVPQAGDTFSVVTEEKLAKQVISERVNKRKEEEQKRTSKVSLDDLFKQIKEGQVKDLNVIVKADVQGSVEALKGALERLSTDEVRVNCVHGGVGAITETDVMLAAASNAIIIGFNVRPDANSRKAAEAQQVDIRLYRVIYDATEDIKAAMSGMLEPEEKEVVQGHAEVRATFKVPKAGTIAGCYVLDGKVTRNAEVRVIRDGIVIHEGKLDSLKRFKDDVKEVAEGYECGIGIENFNDIREHDTLEFFIIEKVQRKID encoded by the coding sequence ATGGTCAAAAAACGAGTTTTTGAATTGGCCCGGGATTTGGGTGTTGAGAGCAAGACTCTTTTGTCCAAATTCAATGAGTTAGGTATTGATGTGAAGAATAATTTGAGCACCATTGAAGATGGTGATATCGAGAAGATAATGCCGCTGTTTAAAGGCAAGGGCACGGCTTCTGCCCGTTCTGGTGAAGAGCAACATAAGACGGCCCCGAAAGAAGAGGCGCTGAAAACACCGGCAGAAAGCCGTCGTCATGAAGGCCCCATCCGGCCAGAAGAACAAAGGGATGAAGACGTTAGACCGCCCCGCTCGGAAGGCCAGCGCGGCGAAGACGGCTCTCGTCCGCCCCGTCCGGAAGGTCAGCGCGGTGAAGGCGGTTCCCGTCCGGAAGGCCAGCGCAGCGAAGGCGGCTCCCGTCCGCCTCGTCCGGAAGGCCAGCGCAGCGAAGGCGGCTCCCGTCCGCCTCGTCCGGAAGGCCAGCGCAGCGAAGGCGGCTCCCGTCCGCCTCGTCCGGAAGGCCAGCGCGGCGAAGGCGGCTCCCGTCCGCCTCGTCCGGAAGGCCAGCGCGGCGAAGGCGGCTCCCGTCCGCCTCGTCCGGAAGGCCAGCGCGGCGAAGGCGGCTCCCGTCCGCCTCGTCCGGAAGGCCAGCGCGGCGAAGGCGGCTCCCGTCCGCCTCGTCCGGAAGGTCAGCGCGGCGAAGGCGGCTCCCGTCCGCCTCGTCCGGAAGGCCAGCGCGGCGAAGGCGGCTCCCGTCCGCCTCGTCCGGAAGGCCAGCGCGGCGAAGGCGGTTCCCGTCCGCCTCGTCCGGAAGGCCAGCGCGGCGAAGGCGGCTCCCGTCCGCCTCGTCCGGAAGGCCAGCGCGGCGAAGGCGGCTCTCGTCCGCCTCGTCCGGAAGGCCAGCGCGGCGAAGGCGGTTCCCGTCCGCCTCGTCCCGAAGGCGGCTTCAGCGGTCCCCGCCCCGGCGGCACCAGCATGGGTCAAGGCGGTCCCCGTCCGCAAGGCGGCCTCGGCGGCCCTCGTCCTGGCGGCACCGGCATGGGCCAAGGCGGTCCCCGTCCGCAAGGCGCCATTGGCGGTCCTCGTCCCGGCGGTCCTGGCGCTCCGCGCCCGCCCCGTCCTGAAGGCGCCGGCTTCGCCGGTCCTCGCCCCGGCGTCGGTCGCCCCGGCGGGCTCGGCGGCCCTGGACGTCCGCCGGTGGGTCAAGGTCGTCCCGGCGGACGACCGATCCCCAAGTCGGCTATCCCCAAACCTCCCGAGACGACGGATGTGCCGAAAAAAGACGGCCGTCAGCGTCACGCCAACCACAAGGTGCAGCCCAAAGAACATGATCACCGTTATGAAGACCGTCCCGGCGCAAAACTGATCCACCCGCGCAGCCAGTCCAAAGGTAAAAAGAATGTTCGCCAGATAGAAGCGGAAGCGCCGAAGCATATCCTCATCGACGAATCGGTAACTGTGCTCGAACTCTCTCAGGCCATGGGTAAGACGGTGACCGACATCATCAAGAAGCTCATGCAACTAGGCGTATTGGCCACGATCAACCAAGAGATCGACGCTGATACGGCTTCGATCCTCGCCGCCGATTGGGGCATCACCGTCGAGGTCAGAAAATCGGTTACCGCCGAGGAAATCCTCGCCGAGGAACCGGAAGAAACTGATGAGAATTTGATTCATCGCCCGCCAGTTGTCACAGTCATGGGCCATGTCGACCACGGCAAAACGTCGCTGCTCGACGCCATCCGTGAGACCAATGTCATCGCCTCGGAAGCCGGCGGCATCACCCAACACATCGGCGCTTATCAGGTTGAGATCGACGGCAAGAAAATCACCTTCCTTGATACGCCCGGCCACGAGGCCTTTACGGCCATGCGCGCTCGCGGCGCTCAGGTGACCGATATCGCCATTCTGGTCGTCGCCGCCGATGACGGCGTCATGCCCCAGACGGTGGAAGCCATCAACCATGCGAAAGCAGCTGGTGTGCCCATCGTTGTCGCCATCAACAAGATCGACAAGCCTGATGCCAACCCTGACCGGGTAAAACAGGAACTGACCGAATACGGACTCGTTGTCGAAGAATGGGGCGGTGATACGATCGCCGTTCCCGTCTCTGCGAAAGCTCGCCAGAATATCGATCAATTGCTCGAGATGATCCTGTTGGTAGCTGAAGTTCAGGACCTGAAGGCCAACCCCGAACGGGCAGCCCGCGGCACCGTCATCGAAGCCCAACTGGACAAGGGACGGGGGCCTGTGGCTACTGTCCTCGTACAAAAAGGCACCCTCAATATCGGCGATGTCATCGTCGCCGGCACAGCCGTGGGGAAAGTTCGCGCCATGATCGATGACAAAGGGCGCCGGGTGAAGAAAGCAGAACCGTCTATGCCTGTCGAGGTGCTCGGTCTTTCCGACGTGCCCCAGGCGGGTGATACCTTCAGCGTCGTCACTGAGGAAAAACTGGCCAAACAGGTCATTTCGGAGCGGGTCAACAAACGCAAGGAAGAGGAACAGAAGCGGACCTCCAAGGTCTCCCTCGATGACCTGTTCAAACAGATCAAAGAAGGCCAGGTCAAGGACCTGAACGTTATCGTCAAAGCCGATGTACAGGGTTCGGTCGAGGCGTTGAAAGGCGCCCTGGAGCGGCTCTCTACTGATGAGGTGCGTGTCAACTGCGTCCATGGCGGCGTCGGTGCCATTACCGAGACCGATGTCATGCTGGCAGCGGCATCTAACGCCATCATCATCGGCTTCAACGTCCGTCCTGACGCCAACAGCCGGAAAGCGGCGGAAGCGCAACAGGTCGATATCCGTCTCTACCGCGTCATTTACGACGCCACCGAGGACATCAAAGCCGCCATGTCGGGCATGCTGGAACCGGAAGAGAAAGAAGTTGTTCAGGGCCACGCCGAGGTTCGGGCCACTTTCAAAGTGCCTAAGGCGGGCACCATCGCCGGTTGCTATGTCCTCGACGGCAAGGTTACCCGCAACGCTGAGGTTCGTGTCATCCGCGACGGCATCGTCATCCATGAAGGCAAGTTGGACTCTCTGAAGCGCTTCAAAGACGATGTTAAGGAAGTTGCCGAAGGTTACGAGTGCGGCATCGGCATCGAGAACTTCAATGACATCCGGGAGCATGACACGCTCGAATTCTTTATCATCGAAAAAGTACAGCGTAAGATCGATTAA
- the rbfA gene encoding 30S ribosome-binding factor RbfA: MAGHRMARMAEEIKRELARLLRDEMKDPRLGFVSITAVEVSGDGRHAKVYVSVMGDESARDNSQAALKQATGFLRTELSKSLRVRYVPELVFLSDLSIERGTRIARLLTEMENHDDAEAPR, encoded by the coding sequence ATGGCCGGTCATCGGATGGCCCGCATGGCTGAAGAGATCAAACGTGAACTGGCGAGACTGCTTCGCGATGAGATGAAAGACCCTCGCCTGGGCTTTGTCAGCATTACCGCCGTCGAGGTGTCAGGCGACGGCCGGCATGCCAAAGTGTATGTTAGCGTTATGGGAGATGAAAGCGCCCGCGACAATTCTCAGGCAGCGCTGAAGCAGGCGACCGGTTTTCTGCGCACGGAACTTTCGAAGTCGCTGCGGGTCCGCTATGTGCCGGAACTGGTGTTCCTCTCTGATCTGTCTATCGAGCGGGGAACCCGGATCGCCCGGCTGTTGACCGAGATGGAGAACCATGATGATGCAGAAGCCCCCCGCTGA
- a CDS encoding DHH family phosphoesterase: MQKPPAEGDLGQVLVHLSAASRILLIVHKVPDGDCLGSVSAMLSALLAEGKETVAFCEDPAPVGYRFLPNLSRLYHANTMPPFQPDVIVVLDSADLGRIGEAVRFLDGNVPVVNIDHHIGNSRFGDVNWLDPAAPACGEMIYTLCREAGWKITPDVATALYTALMTDTGSFQYANTTADTLRLAAELRDLGARANEIREEVYERKPLAYLRLLSAVLPTLQVSKDGTVAWLCVTRETIAASGAGSNDCDGLINYPRSIDGVRVALLFREVSAGEIKVGFRSKGDIDVYAIACRFGGGGHRRASGCTFMGRMEEAEAQIVQAVMEKLGTA; encoded by the coding sequence ATGCAGAAGCCCCCCGCTGAGGGGGATCTGGGGCAGGTGCTCGTGCACTTGTCGGCAGCGTCCCGCATCCTCCTGATCGTCCACAAGGTTCCTGACGGCGATTGCCTTGGTTCGGTCAGCGCCATGCTGTCGGCTCTTCTGGCAGAAGGCAAGGAAACGGTAGCTTTCTGCGAAGACCCCGCACCTGTGGGATATCGCTTTCTGCCCAACCTCTCACGGCTGTATCACGCCAATACTATGCCGCCCTTTCAGCCGGATGTGATCGTCGTTCTTGATAGCGCCGATCTAGGGCGGATCGGCGAGGCTGTCCGGTTCCTCGACGGGAATGTCCCTGTGGTGAATATCGATCATCATATCGGCAATAGCCGCTTTGGCGATGTCAACTGGCTTGACCCCGCCGCGCCGGCCTGTGGAGAGATGATCTACACCTTGTGCCGGGAGGCCGGGTGGAAGATCACGCCGGACGTGGCGACAGCCCTGTATACGGCGTTGATGACCGACACCGGCTCTTTCCAGTACGCCAACACCACGGCCGATACGCTGCGGCTGGCGGCAGAACTGCGGGATCTAGGCGCTAGGGCAAACGAGATCCGCGAAGAGGTCTATGAACGCAAGCCGCTCGCCTATCTCCGCCTGTTGTCCGCGGTGCTGCCTACCTTGCAGGTGAGCAAAGACGGCACTGTCGCCTGGCTTTGCGTTACCAGGGAAACGATAGCAGCCTCCGGTGCCGGGTCGAACGATTGCGACGGTCTGATCAATTATCCCCGTTCCATTGATGGTGTTCGGGTGGCGCTCCTCTTCCGGGAGGTCAGCGCCGGTGAGATCAAGGTTGGTTTTCGTTCCAAGGGAGATATCGATGTCTACGCCATCGCCTGTCGTTTCGGCGGGGGAGGACACAGGCGCGCTTCAGGGTGCACCTTTATGGGACGAATGGAAGAAGCGGAAGCGCAGATCGTGCAGGCGGTGATGGAGAAACTTGGAACCGCTTGA
- the truB gene encoding tRNA pseudouridine(55) synthase TruB, whose translation MEPLELEGFLNLLKPPGMTSHDVVAKARRLLKEKRIGHLGTLDPDAAGVLPIAIGQATRLIELVAGVDKAYRTQLRLGAVTDSQDASGRIVKTGAVPALSRDDWEETLRPFRGQILQTPPMVSAVSVGGKRLYEYARQGIEVERSARPVSISRIEIVHYDPATPEEIVIDVECSAGTYIRTLCHDIGQRLGCGGHMGWLIRTRSGLFSLRDSLTLESLAEGPPKEQIVTPFEALAHLPALEIGENRLAALSRGLAQYLQGDGWSEGQWIRMHRRQKLLAVGQAIRKDEQWLCQPRKVFTRLETRSK comes from the coding sequence TTGGAACCGCTTGAGCTAGAGGGATTTCTTAATCTATTAAAACCGCCAGGTATGACCTCTCACGATGTGGTGGCCAAGGCCCGGCGCTTGCTCAAAGAGAAACGGATCGGCCATCTGGGAACGCTCGATCCTGATGCTGCCGGTGTGCTGCCCATCGCTATCGGACAAGCGACGCGCCTCATTGAACTGGTGGCGGGTGTCGACAAGGCCTACCGGACGCAACTCCGGTTGGGCGCTGTCACGGACAGTCAGGACGCTTCGGGACGGATTGTAAAGACCGGCGCCGTACCTGCTTTGTCCCGCGATGACTGGGAGGAGACGTTGCGACCCTTTCGCGGTCAGATCCTACAGACGCCGCCGATGGTTTCAGCGGTGTCCGTCGGCGGCAAACGGTTGTACGAGTATGCTCGCCAAGGGATTGAAGTGGAACGGTCTGCCCGTCCGGTGAGCATTTCCCGGATCGAGATCGTGCACTATGATCCGGCGACCCCTGAGGAAATCGTCATCGATGTGGAGTGTTCGGCAGGGACTTATATCCGGACGCTCTGCCATGACATCGGCCAACGCTTGGGCTGTGGCGGTCATATGGGGTGGCTGATCCGGACGCGCAGCGGTCTTTTTTCCCTGCGAGACAGCCTCACTTTGGAATCCTTGGCGGAGGGACCGCCGAAGGAACAAATCGTCACCCCTTTTGAAGCCCTTGCCCACCTGCCGGCGCTGGAAATCGGAGAAAACCGGCTGGCAGCCCTCTCCCGAGGGTTGGCCCAGTACCTGCAGGGCGATGGCTGGTCAGAAGGCCAATGGATCCGTATGCACCGGCGGCAGAAGCTGCTGGCGGTGGGGCAAGCGATCCGCAAGGACGAGCAGTGGCTTTGCCAGCCACGGAAAGTGTTCACTCGTCTGGAAACCAGATCGAAGTAG